From a single Flavobacteriales bacterium genomic region:
- a CDS encoding follicular epithelium yolk protein subunit translates to MGLKITIKAGEDVATSSVNASGSVQHIITDKERGTFNLNDGSLKNAVEKYFGKKPNDAFLHSPTPWKDLYKTYGWPQVQTVLVVQSAEITGITSEPVIIATKTFSNKSKQKATFNAGISDQVTNTVESNWSQTSTIEVSQTISYEVGFLGSGGGGETSFSFSQAWGKGGSESKSIAVGSDSGVSVELEPGESVEAQLTASRGVMKVRIRYKAYLIGNTAVNYNPTYKGHHFWSLGINGVMNSARIQNLKEFTEDIEVGYYSNSKVELRDTQGALRAEYAVADAAAVGAEQEEPALAN, encoded by the coding sequence ATGGGACTCAAAATCACAATCAAAGCAGGTGAAGATGTCGCCACATCGAGCGTGAACGCTTCGGGCAGCGTTCAACACATCATTACCGACAAGGAACGAGGTACGTTCAACCTGAACGACGGTTCCTTGAAAAATGCCGTTGAGAAGTACTTCGGCAAGAAACCCAACGATGCGTTCCTGCACAGTCCAACCCCCTGGAAGGATTTGTACAAGACGTACGGATGGCCACAGGTACAAACGGTACTGGTGGTGCAAAGTGCGGAGATCACAGGCATCACATCGGAGCCGGTGATCATCGCCACCAAGACTTTTTCAAACAAGTCGAAGCAAAAGGCCACCTTCAACGCCGGCATCTCCGACCAGGTGACCAACACGGTGGAGAGCAACTGGTCGCAAACCAGCACCATCGAAGTGAGCCAAACCATTTCCTACGAGGTTGGGTTCCTGGGCTCGGGAGGCGGAGGTGAAACATCCTTCTCGTTCTCCCAGGCATGGGGAAAAGGCGGTTCGGAAAGCAAGTCGATTGCCGTGGGTTCGGATTCGGGTGTAAGCGTGGAACTGGAACCCGGTGAATCGGTGGAAGCACAACTCACCGCCAGCCGCGGTGTAATGAAGGTGCGCATCCGGTACAAAGCCTACCTGATCGGAAACACCGCTGTGAACTACAACCCGACCTATAAAGGCCACCACTTCTGGTCGCTGGGTATCAACGGTGTGATGAACTCCGCCCGCATCCAGAACCTGAAAGAGTTCACTGAAGACATCGAAGTAGGCTACTACTCCAACTCGAAGGTGGAACTGCGCGACACGCAAGGTGCATTGCGCGCTGAATACGCCGTAGCAGATGCAGCAGCTGTCGGTGCAGAGCAGGAAGAACCTGCCCTCGCCAACTAG
- a CDS encoding von Willebrand factor type A domain-containing protein, whose product MKTFVTFCLLIVSLATYSQSNYRLKGKVYDKATGDEVIGAVVLVTDTTGTETSTLSDVGGMFAINLKHQGPFRIRVSFIGYKQIDIEGVMLTAVKTKELEISLEEESVQLDAVCITVEKKPLAKQCVSVCYSTVAGVSGRRRRAGKDKSQAYGYSYQPPAGLPVNTESYSKIRDNKFQSVQSDPLSTFSIDVDNASYSNVRRMINHGEKPDPDAGRIEEMINYFPYDYPMPEDGSPFSITTEYGACPWDEDHHLLRVGIQATRKLEKDNMNSNLVFLVDVSGSMNDPDKLPLVVRSLQLLTDQLKNNDRVAIVVYAGAAGVVLPSTPARKKEQIMDALNQLSAGGSTAGGEGIEMAYEIASQNFIKNGNNRVILATDGDFNVGVSSTDELTKLIEKKRDKGIYLTICGYGMGNYKDDRMEAISNAGNGNYFYIDNFNEARKVFSTDVLANLYTVAKDVKIQVEFNPANVQSYRLIGYVNRLLEDEDFNDDTKDAGEVGAGHRVTALYEIVPAGSKSKAGKNLVDSLKYQRTSDVSVFGNEIATLKLRYKKPDENESRLLVHPVSSDPAVASQDYTFSVAVAAFGMLLRDSKDKGKLTYDDVLRMAKEGKGKDDEGYRAEFISMVKMAEKF is encoded by the coding sequence ATGAAAACCTTCGTCACTTTTTGTCTCCTGATCGTCTCACTCGCGACGTATTCGCAATCCAACTACAGATTGAAAGGTAAAGTATATGATAAAGCTACCGGTGATGAGGTCATCGGTGCCGTTGTATTGGTTACTGATACTACCGGGACGGAGACGAGCACCCTGTCGGATGTGGGCGGCATGTTTGCCATCAATCTCAAACACCAGGGGCCCTTTCGCATCAGGGTATCATTTATTGGATACAAACAGATAGATATAGAGGGTGTGATGCTCACCGCGGTTAAAACCAAAGAACTTGAAATAAGCCTGGAGGAGGAAAGTGTTCAACTGGATGCGGTGTGTATCACCGTGGAAAAAAAGCCTCTCGCGAAGCAGTGTGTTTCCGTTTGCTATTCAACCGTGGCCGGTGTTTCGGGCAGGAGAAGGAGAGCCGGAAAAGACAAGTCCCAGGCTTACGGTTATAGCTACCAACCGCCAGCCGGTCTCCCTGTGAACACGGAATCCTACAGCAAGATCCGCGACAACAAGTTCCAGTCGGTGCAATCTGATCCCCTGTCTACCTTCTCCATCGATGTGGACAATGCCTCGTATTCCAACGTCCGTCGCATGATCAACCACGGCGAGAAACCGGACCCGGATGCGGGGCGCATCGAAGAAATGATCAATTACTTTCCCTACGATTATCCGATGCCTGAAGACGGAAGTCCGTTCAGTATCACCACCGAATACGGCGCATGCCCGTGGGATGAAGACCACCATTTGCTACGCGTCGGCATCCAGGCGACCCGGAAACTTGAAAAGGACAACATGAACAGCAACCTGGTCTTCCTGGTGGATGTGTCGGGTTCCATGAACGATCCGGATAAACTTCCGCTTGTGGTGCGGTCGTTGCAATTGCTTACCGACCAGCTGAAGAACAATGACCGCGTGGCCATCGTGGTATATGCCGGAGCAGCTGGTGTTGTGCTGCCGTCTACACCCGCACGCAAAAAGGAGCAGATCATGGATGCGCTCAACCAGCTGTCGGCCGGTGGTTCCACGGCCGGTGGTGAAGGCATCGAAATGGCGTATGAGATCGCTTCTCAGAACTTCATCAAAAATGGAAACAACCGCGTGATCCTGGCCACCGACGGCGACTTCAACGTAGGCGTTTCATCCACCGATGAGCTGACGAAGCTGATTGAAAAGAAACGCGACAAGGGCATCTACCTCACCATTTGCGGATATGGAATGGGCAACTATAAAGATGACAGGATGGAAGCCATCAGCAATGCGGGCAACGGCAACTATTTCTACATCGACAATTTCAATGAAGCGCGGAAGGTGTTTTCCACGGATGTGTTGGCCAACCTGTATACCGTGGCGAAAGATGTGAAGATCCAGGTGGAGTTCAACCCGGCGAATGTGCAGTCTTACCGGCTGATCGGTTACGTGAACCGGTTGTTGGAAGATGAGGATTTCAATGACGATACCAAGGATGCGGGTGAGGTGGGGGCAGGCCACCGGGTCACCGCCTTGTATGAGATTGTTCCGGCCGGAAGCAAAAGCAAGGCGGGAAAGAACCTGGTCGACAGCCTGAAATACCAGCGCACTTCGGATGTGTCGGTTTTCGGAAATGAGATCGCCACACTCAAGCTGCGGTACAAAAAGCCTGATGAAAATGAAAGTCGGCTGCTGGTGCATCCCGTGAGCTCCGACCCGGCTGTCGCCAGTCAGGATTACACGTTCAGCGTGGCTGTGGCTGCTTTCGGCATGCTGTTGCGCGATTCAAAGGACAAGGGGAAACTCACATACGACGACGTGCTGCGGATGGCGAAAGAGGGCAAAGGAAAAGACGATGAAGGTTATCGTGCGGAGTTTATCAGCATGGTGAAAATGGCGGAGAAGTTTTGA
- a CDS encoding ABC transporter ATP-binding protein, with amino-acid sequence MSQQKTNLRSVFKTIIWPRKKLLFLGLILIIIGRFAALVLPGASKFLMDDVVINKDLSKLYQILLVVAAAVTVQSITSFLLTRLLSVEAQHLISQLRVKVQQKILSLPVNFFDNAKSGELVSRIMTDVEGVRNLVGTGLVQLVGGTLTAIASLVLLIRISPTMTAYVLIPVALFGFVALKAFGFIRPIFRERGKINAEVTGRLTETLNGIRVIKGFNAEEQEINTFATGVDRLFNNIKKSLTSTSLVTSSATFLLGLASTGIMGIGGYMMIGNELSTGDFLAFTLYLGFMIAPIVQMSNIGSQLTEAFAGLDRTEEIMNMDSEQDAPERTDVLTEVHGDIRFENVSFAYEEGKKVLHDITIEAPKGSVTALVGSSGSGKSTIAGLAASFMQPDSGKVTVDGHDLAKMTLDSYRKHLGVVLQDDFLFEGTIRENIRFPRPGATDTEIIEAAKAAYVNEFTDRFEKGLDTVIGERGVKLSGGQRQRVAIARAILADPKILILDEATSNLDTESESMIQQSLAELMKGRTTFVIAHRLSTIRQADQILVIEQGQIAEQGTHDELIAKEGRYHRLYTYQARI; translated from the coding sequence ATGAGTCAACAGAAAACCAACCTCCGCAGCGTATTCAAAACCATCATCTGGCCCCGCAAGAAGCTCCTCTTCCTGGGCCTCATCCTGATCATCATCGGCAGGTTTGCCGCCCTGGTATTGCCGGGTGCTTCCAAATTCCTGATGGATGATGTGGTGATCAACAAAGACCTAAGTAAACTTTACCAGATCCTGCTGGTGGTTGCCGCTGCCGTGACCGTTCAATCCATTACCTCTTTTCTGCTTACCCGCTTGTTGAGCGTGGAAGCCCAACACCTGATCTCGCAACTCCGGGTGAAGGTGCAGCAAAAAATCCTGAGCCTTCCCGTGAACTTTTTCGACAATGCCAAATCGGGCGAACTGGTGTCCCGCATCATGACAGATGTGGAAGGCGTGCGCAACCTTGTGGGAACGGGCCTGGTGCAGTTGGTGGGCGGTACCCTCACCGCCATCGCATCCCTGGTGCTGCTCATCCGCATCAGTCCGACCATGACCGCCTACGTACTCATCCCCGTAGCCCTGTTCGGATTCGTGGCGCTGAAGGCATTCGGATTCATTCGCCCCATCTTCCGTGAAAGGGGAAAGATCAATGCAGAGGTCACCGGCCGCCTCACCGAAACCCTCAACGGCATCCGCGTGATCAAAGGCTTCAACGCTGAAGAGCAAGAGATCAACACATTTGCAACCGGTGTGGACCGCCTCTTCAACAACATCAAGAAAAGCCTCACTTCCACATCCCTGGTAACCAGCTCCGCTACGTTTCTTCTCGGGCTGGCATCCACCGGTATCATGGGCATCGGGGGCTATATGATGATCGGGAACGAACTCTCCACCGGCGACTTCCTTGCATTCACCCTTTACCTCGGCTTCATGATCGCACCCATCGTGCAGATGAGCAACATCGGCAGTCAGCTTACCGAAGCCTTCGCCGGACTCGACCGCACCGAGGAGATCATGAACATGGATTCCGAACAGGATGCACCCGAACGAACCGATGTGCTGACCGAAGTTCATGGTGATATCCGATTTGAGAATGTTTCATTCGCATATGAAGAGGGCAAAAAAGTACTGCATGATATTACCATCGAAGCACCGAAAGGAAGTGTGACCGCTCTGGTAGGATCCTCGGGTTCAGGAAAGAGTACCATCGCCGGACTGGCCGCGTCGTTCATGCAACCCGACAGCGGTAAGGTGACCGTTGACGGACACGACCTGGCCAAAATGACCCTCGACAGCTACCGCAAACACCTGGGTGTGGTGTTGCAGGATGATTTCCTGTTCGAAGGCACCATCCGTGAAAACATCCGCTTTCCAAGGCCCGGTGCCACCGATACGGAAATCATCGAAGCAGCCAAAGCAGCATACGTAAACGAGTTCACCGACCGGTTCGAAAAGGGCCTCGACACCGTAATTGGCGAACGTGGCGTGAAACTGTCCGGAGGGCAAAGACAACGTGTGGCCATCGCCCGCGCCATCCTGGCCGATCCGAAAATCCTCATCCTCGATGAAGCCACCTCCAACCTCGACACCGAAAGCGAATCCATGATTCAGCAAAGCCTGGCTGAACTCATGAAGGGGCGCACCACATTCGTGATCGCCCACCGCCTGAGCACCATAAGGCAAGCCGACCAGATCCTGGTGATCGAACAAGGGCAAATCGCAGAACAAGGAACCCACGACGAACTTATCGCTAAAGAAGGAAGGTACCACAGGTTGTATACGTATCAGGCGAGGATCTGA
- a CDS encoding CHAP domain-containing protein, which yields MNRLYPTCRFIHQFYTSAVQRSKPLFFIASLIAVAVFSFCIAATRTTLFTDHEVGDAVDSLNGVKVYYNGSVDHVCGRNVAADGYNLGLKYQCVEFVKRYYYQHLNHKMPDSYGHAKDFFNKKLADGQWNKQRNLTQCSNPSQRKPQADDLLVFDGHAFNPYGHVAIISAVTDNTVEIIQQNPGPSASSRATFKLQQANGRWHIDDSGVLAWLRK from the coding sequence ATGAACCGTTTATACCCGACCTGTCGGTTTATTCACCAATTCTATACATCTGCCGTGCAACGTTCAAAACCATTATTCTTCATTGCATCCCTGATCGCAGTGGCCGTGTTTTCGTTTTGCATCGCCGCCACCCGCACCACCCTTTTCACCGATCATGAGGTCGGTGATGCGGTCGACAGCCTCAACGGGGTGAAAGTGTACTACAACGGCTCCGTCGACCATGTGTGCGGTCGCAATGTGGCGGCAGACGGGTATAACCTCGGACTCAAATACCAATGCGTGGAGTTTGTCAAACGCTACTACTACCAACACCTGAACCACAAGATGCCCGACAGCTACGGGCACGCGAAAGATTTCTTCAACAAGAAACTGGCAGACGGCCAATGGAACAAGCAACGCAACCTGACGCAGTGTAGCAATCCTTCCCAGCGCAAACCCCAGGCCGATGACCTGCTCGTGTTCGACGGACATGCATTCAACCCATACGGCCACGTGGCCATCATATCCGCAGTAACGGACAACACCGTCGAGATCATCCAGCAAAACCCCGGTCCATCCGCATCTTCACGCGCCACCTTCAAGCTCCAACAGGCAAACGGTCGCTGGCACATCGATGACAGCGGTGTGCTGGCATGGTTGAGGAAGTAG
- a CDS encoding sterol desaturase family protein: MPFANIFLSTGLSLVFLSIVFVPVERAFPAKAGQKYFRPRWLTDLFFFLGQYLLWGFAVTWALQHFSYLLDDIVPRTFRHQVAAQPWWLQAFEVVALSDLLIYWGHRLQHRVDFLWRFHKVHHSAEHLDWLAAHREHPLDSIYTIGLINLPAFILGFPLETIAGLIAFRGIWAIYLHSNVRFPIGPLRVLIGAPELHHWHHDLNRDAGNYANISPLMDVIFGTYTCPDQEPEQFGIREPFPKSYLGQLITPLLPKKKKQV; this comes from the coding sequence ATTCCTTTCGCCAATATCTTTCTCTCCACCGGGCTCAGCCTGGTTTTTTTGTCGATCGTATTCGTGCCGGTTGAACGTGCCTTTCCTGCCAAGGCCGGACAAAAATATTTCCGGCCGCGCTGGCTGACAGACCTCTTCTTTTTTCTTGGCCAATATCTTTTGTGGGGCTTCGCGGTAACGTGGGCGCTGCAGCATTTCAGTTACCTGCTGGATGACATCGTACCCAGAACCTTCAGGCACCAGGTGGCCGCCCAACCCTGGTGGCTTCAAGCCTTCGAAGTGGTAGCACTGAGTGATCTGCTGATCTACTGGGGGCACCGGCTGCAGCACCGGGTCGACTTCCTCTGGCGCTTTCACAAGGTGCATCACAGCGCCGAACATCTCGACTGGCTGGCGGCACACCGCGAACATCCGCTCGACTCAATCTATACCATCGGCCTCATCAACCTACCTGCATTCATCCTGGGCTTTCCCCTGGAGACCATCGCCGGACTGATCGCCTTCCGCGGCATCTGGGCCATCTACCTCCACTCGAACGTGCGCTTCCCCATCGGACCGCTGCGGGTGCTCATCGGCGCACCGGAACTGCACCACTGGCACCACGACCTCAACCGCGATGCCGGTAACTACGCCAACATCTCTCCCCTGATGGATGTGATCTTCGGCACATATACTTGTCCGGACCAAGAACCCGAGCAGTTCGGCATTCGTGAACCCTTCCCGAAATCATACCTGGGTCAGCTCATCACACCCCTGTTGCCGAAAAAGAAGAAACAGGTATGA
- a CDS encoding T9SS type A sorting domain-containing protein, whose amino-acid sequence MALYSFRPWVYGLACCLSISPAVHAQDEIRNSGNLRIHSGANMAVYGDLTNNGTFTSNSGTIYYVGSALQTIDGSNTPDANNFIINNSNGIQLDVEYQISGSLTFTDGIITTNRANSATEFVNFLDNATVSGMADDKHVDGVVRKTGDDAFTFPVGDGGRYMPLTITAPSVATDIFTAQYIYSDPDPTYDATSREGTLYNVSRVEYWLMDRTNGSSDVTVTLSFVTSSGVLDLPDLVVARWDGTKWVDEGNGGTTGDKDDGTVASAAAVTSFGSAFAIGTITSDNPLPIQWLDFIAYYQDHDVKLNWTTATEINNDHFTIERSRDGVLFEEIGTVRGKGNSSTISRYASADPEPYKGESYYRIKQTDYDGTYTYSAIRPVNIGLEQLADIVPNPATSDNISLQIASDHSGDMRITVFDAGGRLVYDNTVAFENGRFRYAIQPERVLSPGLYTLVGQSGQNLFQKKFMIR is encoded by the coding sequence ATGGCATTGTATTCATTCAGGCCGTGGGTATACGGATTGGCTTGTTGTCTTTCCATCAGCCCGGCGGTCCATGCACAGGACGAAATCCGTAACTCCGGGAATCTTCGCATTCACAGCGGTGCCAACATGGCCGTTTATGGCGACCTGACCAACAACGGCACCTTTACAAGCAACAGCGGCACCATTTACTACGTAGGATCAGCCCTTCAAACCATCGACGGTAGCAATACACCCGACGCCAACAACTTCATCATCAACAACAGCAACGGCATCCAACTGGATGTTGAATACCAGATCTCCGGCTCACTCACCTTCACCGACGGGATCATCACCACCAACCGCGCCAATTCAGCCACCGAATTTGTGAACTTCCTGGATAATGCCACAGTATCCGGCATGGCAGACGATAAACACGTGGATGGTGTAGTGCGCAAAACCGGCGACGATGCCTTCACCTTCCCGGTGGGCGACGGCGGCCGGTACATGCCACTCACCATCACCGCACCGTCTGTAGCCACCGATATTTTTACCGCACAGTACATCTACAGCGACCCCGATCCAACTTATGATGCCACCTCCAGAGAAGGAACCCTATACAATGTGAGTCGTGTGGAGTACTGGCTCATGGACCGCACCAACGGAAGTTCCGACGTAACCGTCACCCTGTCTTTTGTCACATCCTCAGGTGTGCTCGATTTACCCGACCTGGTTGTAGCACGATGGGACGGTACCAAATGGGTTGATGAAGGCAACGGAGGCACTACCGGCGACAAAGATGATGGTACCGTTGCATCCGCAGCAGCAGTCACTTCTTTCGGGTCGGCATTCGCCATCGGAACCATCACTTCAGACAACCCGTTGCCCATTCAATGGCTCGACTTCATCGCCTACTACCAGGACCACGACGTGAAACTGAACTGGACCACAGCTACCGAGATCAACAACGACCATTTCACCATTGAACGCTCACGTGACGGCGTCCTCTTCGAAGAGATCGGAACCGTCAGGGGCAAAGGAAATTCATCCACCATTTCCCGGTATGCTTCCGCAGACCCCGAACCTTATAAGGGCGAATCCTACTACCGCATCAAACAAACCGATTATGACGGCACCTATACCTATTCCGCCATACGTCCCGTAAACATCGGCCTGGAACAGCTCGCCGACATCGTCCCCAACCCGGCCACTTCCGACAACATCTCCCTTCAAATCGCTTCCGATCACAGCGGCGATATGCGAATCACCGTTTTCGATGCCGGCGGACGCCTCGTATATGACAATACGGTTGCCTTTGAGAACGGCCGGTTCCGGTATGCCATCCAACCCGAAAGGGTACTGTCACCCGGATTGTATACATTGGTCGGACAAAGCGGGCAAAATCTCTTTCAAAAGAAATTCATGATCCGATAA
- a CDS encoding DUF2339 domain-containing protein — translation MDHTHDIQRLQQRLDALQLQQEQHAREIREIRGLLDQLKKEPEPVPQERVEIPHVPELVEAVRASSTPSAQEPIKQPHIPADAGGPKRPKANRVRGDIEKFIGENLISKIGIIITIFGVAIGSKYAIDHDLVSPATRITLGYVIGATLMFFALRLKKKYTAYSAVLLSGAMAIFYFVTYAAYNFYGMMPKEATFGIMLLFTIFTVAAALRYDQQVIAHIGLVGAYAVPFLLSDGSGRVEVLFSYMTLINTGIAVIAFRKYWKPLYVVAYALTWLIYSSWFVLKFNSEEHFKIGAIFVTLFFVIFYITFLAYKLVKQERFLKSDVVMLLSNAFLFYAWGYALLDDHPVGKDLLGVFTVANALLHAAVSLVIYRRRLADRNLFYLMAGLGLVFLTIAIPVQLDGSWVTLLWAGEAALLFRIGRGRKEVIYESLSYPLMGIAFLSMLQDWSYMYDGYDPEITDSYIRPIFNVHFLSQVLFAGAFGWIFATQRKHPESRSKSMAVEMFTYMVPVIMLLTIYITFWKEIDCYWDQTEKSLDSLGALFHQVFGGASSDTGPDPIEHLRFISLSVYSMLFMVILSLVGMRKRLPQTFSIFVFLLGGFSVLAFLTGGLFSLSILREIYLVDGEPITVVYLARYVSLSVVALTLWIFHRTVSDPDLLPGKFRVPYGMVVHGSALWIASSELIQWMDLAGYAGSYKLGLSILWGIYALFLVVMGISRRKKHLRIAGIAWFAVTLVKLFFYDIAHLNTISKTIVFVSLGVLLLVVSFLYNKYRHVIEEEDGVRHS, via the coding sequence ATGGATCACACCCATGACATACAACGCCTGCAGCAAAGGCTGGATGCGCTTCAGTTGCAGCAGGAACAACACGCCAGAGAGATCCGCGAGATCAGGGGGTTGCTCGACCAACTGAAAAAGGAACCGGAACCGGTCCCGCAGGAGCGGGTGGAGATACCTCATGTGCCGGAGCTTGTGGAAGCCGTTCGGGCATCTTCAACTCCATCCGCGCAGGAACCAATTAAGCAGCCGCACATTCCTGCCGATGCAGGTGGTCCCAAAAGACCCAAAGCCAACCGTGTTCGGGGCGATATTGAGAAGTTCATCGGAGAGAACCTGATCAGCAAGATCGGTATCATCATCACCATCTTCGGTGTGGCCATCGGTTCCAAGTATGCCATCGACCACGACCTGGTAAGTCCGGCCACCCGTATCACCCTTGGTTATGTGATTGGGGCTACCCTGATGTTCTTCGCCCTCCGCCTTAAAAAGAAATATACCGCCTACAGTGCGGTACTGCTGAGCGGCGCCATGGCGATCTTCTATTTTGTGACATATGCTGCCTACAATTTCTACGGCATGATGCCGAAGGAAGCAACGTTCGGCATCATGTTGCTGTTTACCATTTTCACGGTGGCAGCGGCACTCCGTTATGATCAGCAGGTGATTGCGCACATCGGACTGGTGGGTGCCTATGCCGTGCCGTTCCTGTTGAGCGACGGCTCCGGTCGGGTGGAGGTGCTGTTCTCATACATGACGCTCATCAACACGGGCATTGCGGTCATCGCATTCCGGAAGTACTGGAAGCCCCTCTATGTTGTGGCGTATGCGCTGACATGGCTGATCTATTCTTCCTGGTTCGTTCTCAAGTTCAACAGCGAAGAACATTTCAAGATCGGCGCAATCTTCGTCACCCTTTTCTTTGTTATTTTCTATATCACGTTCCTCGCCTACAAACTGGTGAAACAGGAACGTTTTCTGAAGTCGGATGTGGTGATGCTGCTGTCCAACGCATTCCTGTTCTATGCCTGGGGATATGCGCTGCTGGATGATCACCCGGTGGGGAAGGATCTGCTCGGCGTGTTTACCGTTGCCAATGCCCTGTTGCATGCCGCGGTGAGCCTGGTGATCTATCGCCGCAGGCTCGCCGACCGCAACCTGTTCTACCTGATGGCGGGTTTGGGACTGGTGTTCCTGACCATCGCCATACCTGTTCAACTCGACGGATCCTGGGTCACGTTGCTGTGGGCCGGAGAAGCCGCGCTATTGTTCAGGATCGGTCGCGGGCGCAAAGAGGTGATCTACGAAAGCTTGTCGTACCCCCTGATGGGGATCGCGTTCCTGAGCATGCTGCAGGACTGGTCCTACATGTATGACGGGTATGATCCTGAGATCACGGATAGCTACATCCGGCCCATCTTCAATGTACACTTTCTTTCACAAGTGTTGTTCGCGGGTGCGTTCGGATGGATATTTGCTACCCAGCGGAAGCATCCGGAAAGCCGATCGAAATCAATGGCGGTGGAAATGTTCACCTACATGGTGCCGGTGATCATGTTGCTGACGATCTATATAACATTCTGGAAGGAAATTGATTGCTACTGGGATCAAACGGAGAAAAGTCTGGACAGCCTGGGTGCATTGTTCCACCAGGTGTTCGGAGGTGCATCATCCGACACCGGACCGGATCCCATCGAACATCTCCGCTTCATAAGTTTATCTGTATACTCGATGCTCTTCATGGTAATCCTTTCGCTGGTTGGCATGAGGAAGCGGTTGCCACAAACCTTTTCCATTTTTGTTTTCCTGCTGGGTGGATTTTCCGTTTTGGCCTTCCTGACAGGTGGGTTGTTCAGCCTCAGCATACTGCGCGAAATTTACTTGGTTGATGGCGAACCGATAACTGTGGTGTACCTGGCTCGCTATGTTTCCTTATCGGTGGTTGCGCTGACTTTGTGGATATTTCATCGCACGGTAAGTGATCCTGACTTGCTTCCTGGGAAATTTCGTGTGCCCTACGGCATGGTAGTTCATGGTTCGGCATTGTGGATAGCCAGCAGTGAATTGATCCAATGGATGGACCTGGCAGGGTATGCGGGTTCCTACAAGCTCGGACTCAGCATCCTCTGGGGTATATATGCCCTGTTCCTGGTGGTGATGGGGATCAGTCGCCGGAAGAAACACCTGCGCATTGCCGGCATTGCGTGGTTTGCCGTGACGCTGGTGAAACTGTTCTTTTACGACATCGCCCACCTGAACACGATATCCAAAACCATCGTATTTGTTTCGCTGGGCGTGTTGCTGCTGGTGGTGTCATTCCTGTATAATAAATACAGGCATGTGATAGAAGAGGAGGATGGGGTTCGTCATTCCTGA